One Penicillium oxalicum strain HP7-1 chromosome III, whole genome shotgun sequence genomic region harbors:
- a CDS encoding putative thioesterase atnL, with translation MISILFRHLVWHRNRVVSAISSRRPASPSTVFRSHQTRTYCSTVEIDLNVHKSNSTFYADLDLSRLELLMTLFKDALTPLSPRATLASEHAFSRRNRRRPLIAALGGVACLFRREIKPYQKYEVVTRVLTWDEKWLYLVSYFVKPGGAKGSQIAEDKIFASAISRYVFKKGRQTVTPAEVMRHSGLLSDHTWPSDVDITARQRDHPDLPCQIFPHHSTTLEEMVDSWTWLDVEAERQRGLSFARSFSGFEGLQGLSVKNS, from the coding sequence ATGATCAGCATTCTTTTTCGGCATCTCGTTTGGCATCGAAATCGCGTCGTCAGCGCCATCTCGAGTCGCCGCCCTGCGAGCCCATCCACTGTTTTCCGAAGCCATCAGACCCGCACTTACTGTTCGACTGTGGAGATCGACCTGAATGTGCACAAATCAAACAGCACTTTCTACGCTGACCTCGACCTCAGTCGGCTTGAGCTTCTGATGACCCTTTTCAAGGACGCCCTTACACCCCTCAGCCCACGGGCCACATTGGCGTCTGAGCATGCATTCAGCCGTCGGAATCGAAGGCGCCCATTGATTGCCGCTCTCGGAGGTGTGGCATGTCTCTTTCGACGAGAAATTAAGCCTTATCAAAAGTATGAAGTGGTGACACGGGTATTGACGTGGGATGAGAAATGGCTCTACCTTGTGAGCTACTTTGTGAAGCCGGGTGGCGCCAAAGGATCGCAAATCGCCGAAGACAAGATTTTCGCGTCTGCGATTTCGCGATACGTCTTCAAGAAAGGACGGCAGACTGTGACACCAGCGGAGGTGATGCGTCACTCTGGACTTCTCAGCGATCACACATGGCCGAGTGATGTTGACATTACTGCACGTCAACGAGATCACCCCGATCTTCCTTGCCAAATATTTCCACACCACTCAACAACCCTCGAGGAAATGGTGGATTCCTGGACGTGGCTTGATGTGGAAGCGGAGCGCCAGCGCGGCTTATCTTTCGCTCGAAGTTTTAGCGGGTTTGAAGGCTTGCAAGGGCTAAGTGTCAAAAATTCCTag
- a CDS encoding Fatty acid synthase subunit beta gives MIITTDQTDRQLLDPRQPDSSTLAAEVSSAGSSTWSLPDHPSTSSSSANLAASQILTISDGSFAHTLCVTTTSFPVALQLRDDFLQHLKSATGGAVAVTSLVELWARFLGFTVDRLEHSPVALADDLRHLLTIALGTFDQDILQQREIHGVVYGLEVTAEVQSVILAAYVRARQTLRRVSSKHTAPSVLLTAAQERRAKLYAVFGGQGNDETYFEELRSLWQTYRPLVEDLILSASTMLQREVLEDGTSRFYHSGLDIVAWLENPERTPSSAYLIGAPISMPLIGLLQLSWYRVVGRLVGATPAQLQSAFMGTTGHSQGIVAATVIAVAQSWRQFDALALNALRLLLTIGTCSQDQFAVAQLPPAIVSDAEAHGEGFPGPMLSVADCPIDQLRSYMAAVNEYLPADARIEIALINGPKHAVLAGPPLSLHGFNVWLRNVKAPAKGVQHRIPHSQRKPEIHNRFLPITTAFHSSYLADVAPSILERMSDFTITGDQLRIPVYCTHTGSDLRKCGSANLIPKLVSMITTQEVVWPRAVKFSGATHILAFGPDGASGIGSLTNRLKEGTGVRTILATGNYNPRSELGNRSEFFDWNSAVVYGPVWRDEHKPRLVQIAGGGVLVDTKLSRLLGLPPVIVAGMTPTTAAWDFCAAIMRAGFHVELALGGFYNATQLEKAIYQLLDSIPAGRGITCNMIYAAPHAVKWQVPLLAKLRAAGVPIEGLTIGAGVPSLDVATRYIEELGLRHMGLKPGTLPAIYQVLEIARAHPTFPIVLQWTGGRGGGHHSFEDFHQPILQAYDAIRRCQNVILVAGSGFGGADDTFPYLTGEWASQYNRPLMPFDGILLGSRMMTAKEAHTSPAAKQAIVSAPGLENESDWEQSYTRSAGGIMTVTSEMGEPIHKLATRGVRLWAEFDRTIFKLEPAKRVAYLQEHRDTIIKRLNADAAKVWFGRDIQGGVVDLEEMTYEEVLRRFISLTYVMKEKRWIDESYRDFLYSFLLRVEARLGDHNAKLGKKSLINKDSLSEPERELEAFLERLPAAQDQLIGTQDAHYFIHLCQRRGAKPVPFIPTLDANFETYFKKDSLWQSEDLAAVVDEDVERVCILHGPVAARHSTEMDVPAGDILGAIHRGHIDRLQKLDPEYEQDGIPIIDCLSPNLSLKTNQLSEIGINSVPMGNSGSVLFEVMHSNGTTGPVPTPSLAEWLTVLGGSDGGWRQAFFRAETIVQGRSICENPLRRLFQPTRNSYVMIQQGNTHHKAEPVVTLFEHQPHSEPLKVVEVRMDAPGIITLEIINHRNAGGAAVGLELKFRFRREAVYAPIHEIMEGRNERVKSFYYRVWFTGDTPVTWPSVHDTFTETQFEVTADDIAEFAHCVQNASDAASKRRGKQMLAPLDFGVVIGWEALMKPLFSRELDVDLLTLVHLTNGFRIPEDAEPIQAGYALETKSRIKAITIEDAGKMVEVRADVYHRNKIVLELSSQFLYRGSHDDWENMFRKVDEEEMELCPLNPMEVAMLQSKSWFHPLDGSLELQNQTLVFKLQSTYQYASKDTFKTVTTVGEVRLNSSLPGGSRPIATVDYRAGNCRGNPVMDYLKRHGSPVQKRAMFEQPSPMISEGSSLILTMPHSNEAYAHVSWDFNPIHVSASLSRYADLPGLITHGMYTSARVRGLVEHYTCASDIGAFRSFQCSFTSMVLPGDEIEVIFQHIGMLAGRKIVSVEARHVGRGETVLRGEAEIEPEETAFVFTGQGSQQKGMGMQLYEQSRAAQQVWDYADTYFSDNYGFRITDIVRNDPKELTIYFGGPQGRFIRDKYRSMIRESIAEDGSVELLPLFPNINEDTEFHTYYSPQGLLSATQFTQPALTLMELAIFADLQSRGLISERSSYAGHSLGEYSALGAVGKIFNVESLVQIVFLPRSLDALCSPRDDRGNSDYRMCAVDPSRVARGFGQEGLELIVKNIAKQTNMLLEIVNFNVMGVQYVCAGQVHALHCLTSVLDHLHGLSAIPTALDQLAIMVESKVAELMKTPTPAALGRGCATIPLRGIDVPFHSSSLLPGVAGFRRCLMDLIDSHALDLKCLVGRYIPNLTARPFELSKDYFELVHGLTGSKALEGVLLEWDDYHGPNSSTGLQKIEKAIQAMKAY, from the exons ATGATCATCACAACCGATCAGACGGACCGCCAGTTGCTGGATCCCCGTCAACCAGATTCAAGCACTCTCGCAGCCGAAGTTTCATCGGCGGGCTCGTCGACGTGGTCATTACCCGATCACCCGTCaacttcctcttcatctgcgAATCTTGCAGCCAGTCAGATTCTGACCATCTCGGATGGCTCTTTTGCGCACACGCTCTGCGTCACGACCACATCATTTCCTGTCGCACTTCAGTTGCGGGATGACTTTCTCCAACATCTGAAATCGGCGACCGGTGGGGCCGTTGCGGTTACCTCTCTGGTGGAGCTCTGGGCCCGTTTTCTCGGCTTCACCGTCGATCGCCTGGAACATTCCCCGGTCGCCTTGGCAGACGATCTCCGTCACCTGCTCACCATTGCTTTGGGCACATTCGATCAAGACATTCTCCAACAACGAGAGATTCATGGTGTCGTCTACGGCTTGGAAGTCACGGCCGAGGTGCAATCGGTGATTCTGGCGGCATACGTCCGCGCACGGCAAACGCTGCGTCGGGTCAGCTCCAAACACACCGCCCCGTCTGTTCTTTTGACGGCCGCTCAAGAACGCAGAGCGAAGCTATACGCTGTCTTCGGCGGCCAAGGGAACGATGAAACCTACTTTGAGGAGTTGAGGTCGTTATGGCAGACCTATCGCCCCTTGGTCGAAGATCTGATCCTCTCTGCCTCGACGATGTTGCAACGGGAGGTGCTGGAAGATGGCACCAGTCGATTCTATCACAGCGGCCTCGATATCGTGGCGTGGCTTGAAAACCCAGAGCGGACTCCATCATCGGCTTATCTGATTGGAGCTCCCATTAGCATGCCCTTGATCGGGCTGCTACAGTTGTCGTGGTATCGAGTCGTTGGGCGGCTCGTGGGTGCCACTCCTGCGCAGCTGCAGTCAGCCTTCATGGGAACGACCGGTCATTCACAAGGAATTGTCGCGGCGACTGTCATTGCAGTCGCCCAGTCCTGGAGGCAGTTTGATGCCCTAGCACTAAATGCGCTTCGTCTGCTCCTGACAATTGGTACGTGCAGTCAGGATCAGTTTGCCGTCGCTCAGTTACCCCCGGCGATTGTAAGCGATGCCGAGGCTCACGGGGAGGGATTCCCGGGCCCCATGCTCAGTGTTGCAGACTGTCCCATTGACCAACTGCGAAGCTATATGGCGGCTGTGAATGAGTACTTGCCAGCTGACGCTCGCATCGAGATTGCGTTGATCAACGGGCCGAAACATGCAGTCCTGGCTGGACCACCATTGTCGCTGCATGGCTTCAATGTCTGGCTGCGTAACGTCAAGGCGCCGGCAAAAGGAGTTCAACATCGCATTCCTCACAGCCAACGAAAACCCGAGATTCACAACCGGTTTCTACCCATCACCACGGCATTCCACAGCAGCTACCTCGCCGATGTCGCTCCGAGCATCTTGGAGCGGATGAGCGACTTTACCATTACGGGTGACCAGTTGAGAATCCCCGTCTACTGCACACACACAGGAAGTGATCTTCGTAAATGCGGATCCGCAAACCTGATCCCTAAATTGGTCTCGATGATTACCACGCAGGAGGTTGTGTGGCCCCGAGCTGTGAAGTTCTCCGGCGCCACGCATATATTGGCATTCGGTCCCGACGGTGCATCTGGAATCGGATCATTGACAAATCGATTAAAGGAAGGTACCGGCGTCCGGACAATTCTCGCGACAGGCAATTACAATCCCCGCTCTGAACTTGGTAACCGGAGTGAATTTTTTGACTGGAACTCTGCTGTTGTCTACGGACCTGTTTGGCGCGATGAACATAAACCTCGACTGGTTCAAATCGCCGGTGGGGGTGTGCTTGTTGACACGAAGCTCAGTCGCCTACTGGGCCTCCCACCCGTGATTGTTGCCGGTATGACACCTACCACAGCCGCCTGGGACTTTTGTGCAGCAATCATGCGCGCTGGTTTCCACGTCGAGCTGGCGCTTGGTGGATTTTACAACGCGACTCAGCTGGAAAAGGCAATCTACCAGCTTCTAGATTCGATTCCTGCCGGCAGAGGCATAACTTGCAACATGATATATGCGGCGCCCCACGCAGTGAAATGGCAAGTTCCCCTACTTGCGAAACTACGGGCTGCCGGCGTTCCCATTGAAGGCCTCACTATTGGAGCTGGCGTCCCTTCACTTGACGTCGCAACCCGCTACATCGAGGAGCTTGGCCTCCGACATATGGGGCTCAAGCCAGGTACACTGCCGGCAATCTACCAGGTCCTTGAGATCGCTCGTGCCCACCCCACTTTCCCTATCGTCCTCCAATGGACAGGGGGGCGAGGCGGAGGTCATCACTCTTTTGAGGATTTCCACCAGCCAATCTTACAAGCGTATGATGCGATTCGCCGTTGCCAGAATGTCATTCTTGTTGCTGGGAGCGGATTCGGCGGTGCTGACGATACCTTCCCTTATCTAACCGGCGAGTGGGCGTCTCAATACAACCGACCCCTTATGCCATTTGATGGTATTCTTCTGGGAAGTCGCATGATGACCGCTAAAGAAGCGCATACCAGCCCAGCCGCAAAGCAAGCTATCGTTTCTGCCCCTGGCCTCGAAAACGAAAGCGACTGGGAGCAAAGCTACACCCGGTCAGCAGGTGGTATCATGACAGTCACCTCAGAGATGGGTGAACCCATTCACAAGCTGGCCACGCGCGGTGTCAGACTCTGGGCCGAATTTGACCGAACCATTTTCAAGCTTGAGCCTGCGAAGCGCGTAGCATATCTGCAGGAGCACCGTGACACCATCATCAAGCGACTCAATGCGGATGCGGCCAAGGTGTGGTTTGGACGAGACATTCAGGGTGGGGTAGTCGACCTCGAGGAAATGACCTACGAAGAGGTTTTGCGACGTTTTATCTCTCTAACTTATGTCATGAAGGAGAAGCGCTGGATTGACGAGTCATATCGCGATTTCCTatattctttccttcttcgcgtTGAGGCTCGTCTTGGTGATCACAATGCAAAGcttgggaagaagagtctTATCAACAAGGATTCTCTCTCTGAACCAGAACGTGAGCTCGAGGCCTTTTTGGAGAGGCTGCCTGCAGCTCAAGACCAGCTCATCGGTACCCAGGATGCACATTACTTCATACACTTGTGCCAGCGGCGTGGTGCCAAGCCTGTTCCATTCATCCCCACTCTGGACGCGAATTTTGAGACTTATTTCAAGAAAGATTCGCTTTGGCAGTCCGAAGACCTGGCTGCAGTGGTAGACGAGGATGTGGAACGTGTTTGTATTCTTCACGGGCCGGTGGCAGCACGCCATTCCACCGAAATGGATGTTCCCGCCGGCGATATTCTCGGCGCCATCCATCGAGGCCATATCGACCGACTCCAAAAGCTGGACCCCGAATACGAACAGGATGGAATTCCAATCATCGACTGTCTTAGTCCAAACCTTTCGCTTAAAACAAATCAGCTCAGCGAGATTGGTATCAACTCGGTCCCTATGGGCAACAGCGGATCAGTGTTGTTCGAAGTGATGCACTCGAATGGTACAACTGGGCCGGTTCCGACGCCATCTCTGGCCGAGTGGCTTACTGTGCTTGGCGGTAGCGACGGAGGATGGCGCCAGGCCTTTTTCCGGGCAGAAACAATTGTGCAGGGCCGCTCCATCTGTGAAAATCCTCTCAGACGTTTGTTCCAACCCACCCGAAACTCTTATGTGATGATCCAACAAGGCAACACTCATCACAAAGCCGAGCCCGTTGTCACTCTTTTCGAGCATCAGCCACACTCAGAGCCATTGAAGGTCGTTGAAGTTCGGATGGATGCTCCTGGTATCATTACATTGGAAATTATTAACCATCGTAATGCCGGGGGCGCTGCGGTGGGATTGGAGTTGAAATTCCGGTTTCGACGTGAGGCCGTCTATGCCCCCATTCATGAGATCATGGAAGGTCGTAATGAGCGCGTCAAATCCTTTTACTACCGAGTTTGGTTCACGGGTGACACCCCCGTCACATGGCCTTCGGTGCATGACACATTCACCGAGACCCAGTTTGAGGTCACCGCCGATGATATTGCCGAGTTCGCTCATTGTGTGCAAAATGCCAGTGACGCAGCTAGCAAACGCCGGGGAAAGCAAATGTTAGCTCCCCTGGACTTCGGCGTCGTGATCGGATGGGAGGCTTTGATGAAACCGCTCTTTTCCCGCGAGCTCGATGTTGATCTACTAACTCTTGTCCACCTAACAAATGGCTTTCGAATCCCGGAGGACGCGGAACCCATCCAAGCCGGATATGCCCTTGAAACCAAGTCGCGGATCAAAGCAATCACTATTGAGGATGCTGGCAAGATGGTAGAGGTCCGCGCAGACGTCTACCACAGGAATAAGATTGTTTTGGAACTCAGCAGCCAGTTCTTGTACAGGGGCTCTCACGATGATTGGGAGAATATGTTCCGcaaggtggacgaggaagagatggagCTCTGCCCTTTGAATCCGATGGAAGTGGCGATGTTGCAATCAAAGTCCTGGTTTCATCCTCTCGATGGATCGCTTGAGTTGCAGAATCAGACTTTGGTTTTCAAGTTGCAATCTACTTACCAATACGCCAGCAAGGACACTTTCAAGACTGTTACAACAGTGGGTGAAGTGCGATTGAACTCTTCTTTGCCTGGTGGGTCTCGTCCCATCGCCACGGTCGATTACCGCGCAGGCAACTGCCGTGGAAATCCTGTCATGGACTATCTCAAACGTCACGGTAGTCCTGTGCAGAAGCGCGCCATGTTTGAGCAGCCCAGTCCCATGATAAGTGAGGGTTCGTCGTTAATTCTTACAATGCCTCACTCCAACGAGGCATATGCCCACGTCTCCTGGGACTTCAACCCAATTCATGTTTCAGCATCTCTCTCCCGGTATGCTGATCTACCGGGTCTGATCACCCATGGCATGTACACATCCGCTCGGGTCCGTGGTCTTGTCGAACATTATACTTGCGCCTCAGACATTGGAGCGTTCCGCAGCTTCCAATGCTCCTTCACGAGCATGGTCCTTCCTGGTGATGAGATCGAGGTGATTTTCCAGCATATCGGCATGCTTGCTGGTCGAAAGATCGTTTCAGTTGAGGCTCGACACGTCGGCCGAGGCGAGACTGTTCTGCGCGGCGAAGCCGAAATTGAGCCCGAGGAGACAGCTTTTGTCTTCACAGGCCAGGGGAGCCAGCAGAAGGGCATGGGTATGCAACTATACGAGCAAAGTAGAGCAGCACAGCAAGTCTGGGACTATGCCGATACATACTTCTCTGACAATTACGGCTTCCGCATCACGGACATTGTTCGAAATGATCCGAAAGAGCTCACCATCTACTTCGGCGGACCGCAAGGTCGATTTATTCGGGACAAGTATCGCAGTATGATACGTGAAAGCATTGCAGAAGATGGCAGCGTCGAACTGCTGCCTCTATTCCCTAACATCAACGAGGATACTGAATTCCACACATATTACTCTCCTCAGGGCTTGCTCTCGGCCACTCAGTTTACGCAGCCTGCTCTCACTCTCATGGAGCTTGCGATATTCGCAGATCTACAATCCCGTGGGCTCATTTCAGAGCGCAGCTCCTACGCCGGTCACTCACTCGGCGAGTATTCAGCTCTGGGGGCCGTGGGGAAGATCTTCAACGTGGAGTCTCTCGTGCAGATCGTTTTTCTACCGCGGTCTCTTGATGCACTTTGCAGTCCACGTGATGATCGCGGAAACTCGGACTATCGCATGTGTGCGGTCGATCCCAGCCGTGTGGCTCGAG GATTCGGCCAAGAGGGTCTTGAACTCATTGTCAAAAACATTGCCAAACAAACAAATATGCTACTTGAGATCGTCAATTTCAACGTGATGGGTGTGCAATATGTCTGTGCTGGTCAG GTGCATGCTCTTCACTGTCTCACCTCGGTTCTcgatcatcttcatggccTTTCAGCGATACCCACGGCTTTGGATCAGCTGGCTATCATGGTTGAGAGCAAAGTGGCGGAATTGATGAAAACCCCCACGCCTGCCGCGCTTGGTCGAGGCTGTGCGACAATTCCTCTCCGGGGCATTGATGTCCCTTTTCATTCCTCGTCGCTACTTCCCGGTGTTGCGGGTTTCAGACGCTGTCTGATGGATCTTATCGATAGTCATGCGCTGGATCTCAAATGCCTCGTAGGCCGGTATATTCCCAATCTGACGGCACGGCCTTTTGAGTTAAGTAAAGACTATTTTGAGCTTGTCCACGGCTTGACAGGGTCAAAGGCGCTTGAGGGTGTTCTCCTTGAG TGGGATGACTACCATGGTCCCAACTCTTCTACGGGCCTGcagaagattgagaaggcTATTCAAGCGATGAAGGCGTATTAA